A part of Brassica rapa cultivar Chiifu-401-42 chromosome A05, CAAS_Brap_v3.01, whole genome shotgun sequence genomic DNA contains:
- the LOC103870579 gene encoding rhodanese-like domain-containing protein 10 has protein sequence MTTTLLLPQPNRIFKPLLVPNQRLRKPYRLPVISAVSGQQLVTSGEVRAVEPREAKTVLSSEGYVLLDVRPSWEREKAHVKGSLHVPLFVEDPDNGPITLLKKWIHLGYIGLWTGQRFTMFNDEFTLQVVEAFPDKKSKVLVACGEGLRSLMAISKLHREGYKSLGWLTGGFNRATEGDFPEIEGPEELRFATIGGASYYFLKLLVLLPNFGKESR, from the exons ATGACGACgacacttcttcttcctcaaccaAACCGTATCTTCAAGCCACTACTAGTACCAAACCAACGCCTCCGAAAACCGTACAGATTACCAGTGATCTCCGCCGTATCCGGTCAGCAGTTGGTAACTTCCGGAGAGGTCCGGGCGGTGGAGCCGAGAGAAGCAAAAACGGTGTTATCGTCGGAGGGATACGTGCTATTAGACGTGAGACCGTCGTGGGAAAGAGAAAAGGCACATGTGAAAGGATCCTTACACGTGCCACTGTTCGTGGAGGATCCAGACAACGGGCCGATCACGCTGCTGAAGAAATGGATCCATTTGGGATACATTGGGCTTTGGACGGGCCAGAGATTCACCATGTTTAATGACGAGTTTACCCTCCAAGTTGTAGAGGCTTTCCCGGACAAGAAGAGTAAAGTGCTCGTCGCGTGCGGTGAAGGACTCAG GTCGTTGATGGCAATATCTAAGCTGCACAGAGAAGGTTACAAAAGTTTAGGATGGTTAACCGGAGGGTTTAACAGAGCAACCGAAGGAGATTTTCCAGAGATTGAAGGACCAGAAGAGCTCCGGTTTGCAACTATAGGTGGCGCATCATACTACTTCCTCAAACTACTTGTATTGTTGCCGAATTTTGGCAAAGAGAGCCGTTGA
- the LOC103870578 gene encoding LIMR family protein At3g08930 translates to MGDFNLALVIVAIVVCVIVFISSIYLLVNYQHPDDANQAYFPKFVVVFGLSIAMISILMLPADVANRHACRHAIYNGACNLTLPMKELWLAVYIVDAILVFFVIPFAMFFYEGDQDKSLGKRIKSSLLWVVSTAVVCALVLGILYGVIGKVDFNVRHLASGTTSFPTSWQFSNNQPCIGNTARQCSAFTASVASEKTWTMRTTFPEYVVALATIVGSVLFTIFGGVGIASLPLGLITAFIRRPKAVITRSQYIKEATELGKKARELKKAADGLRQEEKDGAKGRKWRKNVKAVEKELLQLEEDVNLLEEAYPQGEKAETAWAFTVLGYLAKFILGIIGLIVSIAWVAHIIIYLLVDPPLSPFLNEVFIKLDDVWGLLGTAAFAFFCFYLLLAVIAGAMMLGLKLVFITIHPMKWGATLMNSFLFNVGLILLCSISVIQFCATAFGYYAQATAAQEIFGHTLQSLRGIKYLYKYNVFQIGFVILAGLTFLYYITFGWRRKKPSARFQLSS, encoded by the exons ATGGGCGATTTCAACCTCGCTCTCGTGATTGTCGCGATCGTCGTCTGCGTCATCGTCTTCATCTCCAGCATCTACCTCCTCGTCAATTACCAGCATCCAGACGACGCGAACCAGGCCTACTTCCCCAAATTCGTCGTCGTCTTCGGCCTCTCCATCGCCATGATCTCGATTCTCATGTTACCGGCGGACGTGGCGAATCGGCACGCTTGTCGGCACGCTATCTACAACGGAGCTTGCAATCTCACATTGCCCATGAAGGAGCTATGGCTTGCCGTTTACATCGTGGACGCTATCCTCGTCTTCTTTGTCATCCCCTTCGCAATGTTTTTCTATGAAGGCGACCAAGACAA GAGTCTGGGAAAGAGGATAAAAAGTTCCTTGCTTTGGGTCGTAAGCACGGCTGTTGTTTGTGCTCTGGTGCTTGGAATCTTATACG GTGTTATTGGAAAGGTGGACTTCAATGTCAGGCACTTGGCTTCTGGGACGACCTCTTTCCCTACTTCATGGCAATTTTCAAATAATCAACCATGTATCGGTAACACCGCTCGCCAG TGCTCAGCATTTACAGCTAGCGTCGCGTCTGAGAAAACGTGGACCATGCGTACTACTTTTCCAGAATACGTTGTCGCTCTTGCGACAATTGTTGGGTCAGTTCTTTTCACG ATATTCGGTGGCGTTGGTATTGCCTCCCTACCATTAGGACTTATCACTGCTTTCATCCGGCGACCAAAGGCTGTTATCACTCGATCACAATATATAAAG GAAGCAACTGAACTGGGGAAAAAGGCTAGAGAACTAAAGAAAGCTGCTGATGGACTTCGCCAGGAAGAAAAAGATGGTGCTAAGGGCAGGAAATGGAGGAAGAATGTGAAAGCAGTTGAAAAG GAGTTGCTGCAATTGGAGGAAGATGTGAACCTCTTAGAAGAAGCGTATCCTCAAGGAGAGAAG GCAGAAACTGCATGGGCTTTCACTGTACTCGGATACTTGGCCAAGTTTATTCTTGGAATCATAGG ATTGATCGTTTCCATTGCTTGGGTTGCACACATTATCATATATCTACTCGTGGACCCTCCTCTCTCCCCTTTTCTTAACGAGGTTTTCATTAAGCTTGATGACGTTTGGG GTCTTCTAGGCACTGCTGCCTTTGCTTTCTTCTGTTTCTACCTTCTACTTGCTGTCATCGCTGGGGCAATGATGCTGGGTTTGAAGCTCGTCTTCATTACCATTCACCCGATGAA ATGGGGAGCTACTCTAATGAACTCTTTCCTCTTCAATGTTGGCCTCATTCTTCTTTGCTCCATCAG TGTGATTCAGTTCTGCGCCACTGCTTTTGGATACTACGCACAAGCCACTGCTGCACAAGAGATCTTCGGTCACACATTACAGTCCCTTAGAGGAATTAAGTACCTCTACAA GTACAACGTGTTTCAAATCGGGTTTGTTATCCTGGCTGGACTGACCTTTCTATATTACATTACCTTC GGATGGAGAAGAAAAAAGCCAAGCGCCCGTTTCCAGCTCTCTTCTTAA
- the LOC103870577 gene encoding chlorophyll a-b binding protein CP29.2, chloroplastic: protein MAATSTAAAASSIMGTRVVSDINSGSSRFTARFGFGTKKAAAPKKAKTVISDRPLWFPGAKSPEYLDGSLVGDYGFDPFGLGKPAEYLQFDLDSLDQNLAKNIAGDVIGTRTEAADPKSTPFQPYSEVFGLQRFRECELIHGRWAMLATLGALSVEWLTGVTWQDAGKVELVDGSSYLGQPLPFSISTLIWIEVLVIGYIEFQRNAELDSEKRLYPGGKFFDPLGLASDPEKKAQLQLAEIKHARLAMVAFLGFAVQAAATGKGPLNNWATHLSDPLHTTIIDTFSSS, encoded by the exons ATGGCCGCCACTTCAACAGCCGCTGCTGCTTCTTCCATCATGGGTACTCGGGTGGTTTCCGACATCAACTCCGGTTCAAGCAGGTTCACAGCCCGGTTTGGATTCGGGACCAAGAAGGCCGCAGCTCCCAAGAAGGCTAAGACGGTTATCTCAGACCGGCCTCTGTGGTTCCCAGGCGCGAAATCTCCCGAGTATCTCGACGGTTCGCTGGTCGGAGACTACGGTTTTGACCCTTTCGGTTTAGGCAAACCGGCGGAGTATCTCCAGTTTGATCTTGACTCTCTGGACCAGAACTTAGCCAAGAACATAGCCGGAGACGTGATCGGGACCCGTACCGAGGCCGCTGACCCCAAGTCAACGCCGTTTCAGCCGTACAGTGAGGTCTTTGGGCTCCAGAGGTTCAGAGAGTGTGAGCTGATCCACGGGAGATGGGCTATGCTTGCAACTCTCGGTGCTCTCTCCGTCGAGTGGCTCACCGGTGTTACTTGGCAAGACGCCGGCAAG GTAGAGCTAGTGGATGGATCGTCCTATTTAGGACAGCCATTACCGTTCTCTATCTCGACATTGATTTGGATCGAAGTGTTGGTGATTGGTTACATTGAGTTCCAAAGAAACGCTGAGTTGGACTCAGAGAAGCGTTTGTATCCAGGAGGCAAGTTCTTCGACCCGCTCGGGCTAGCTTCTGACCCGGAGAAGAAGGCTCAGCTTCAGCTGGCTGAGATCAAACACGCTCGTTTAGCGATGGTTGCTTTCTTGGGATTTGCGGTTCAGGCAGCTGCAACGGGTAAAGGACCGCTCAACAACTGGGCGACTCACCTTAGTGACCCGCTTCACACCACCATCATCGACACCTTCTCGTCCTCTTGA